A single region of the Corallococcus caeni genome encodes:
- a CDS encoding response regulator — translation MRRETSRSTILIVDDEPDLREVVAELLEMEDYTVLQAANGQAALEVLASQPQPCLVLLDLMMPVMDGHEFLHRLRQDERHRELPVLMLTAHFSAKAPPGTVGLLRKPVDIAELLAMVARHCPAA, via the coding sequence GTGCGGAGAGAGACCTCGCGTTCCACCATCCTCATCGTCGACGATGAACCGGATCTGCGCGAGGTCGTGGCGGAGCTGCTGGAGATGGAGGACTACACGGTGCTCCAGGCCGCCAACGGCCAGGCCGCCCTGGAGGTCCTGGCCTCCCAGCCCCAGCCCTGCCTGGTGCTGCTGGACCTGATGATGCCGGTGATGGACGGCCACGAGTTCCTGCACCGGCTGCGGCAGGACGAGCGCCACCGCGAGCTGCCGGTGCTGATGCTCACCGCCCACTTCTCCGCCAAGGCCCCGCCGGGCACGGTGGGCCTCTTGCGCAAGCCCGTGGACATCGCGGAGCTGCTGGCCATGGTGGCCCGGCACTGCCCCGCCGCCTGA
- a CDS encoding response regulator: MPYRARVSTAQHRPTLLLVENNEDVREALREILESEGYHALTAVNGQDALHVLAGQERMPGLILLDLVMPVMDGHAFIEHLRGTGALALTRVLVLTAHPTLPLPEGVAGRLGKPVKLEALLDAIAVHSVRA, from the coding sequence GTGCCCTACCGTGCGCGGGTGTCCACCGCGCAACACCGCCCCACGCTGCTCCTCGTCGAGAACAACGAAGACGTCCGCGAGGCGCTGCGTGAAATCCTGGAGTCGGAGGGCTACCACGCCCTCACGGCGGTCAACGGGCAGGACGCCCTGCACGTGCTGGCGGGGCAGGAGCGGATGCCCGGCCTCATCCTGCTGGACCTGGTGATGCCGGTGATGGACGGCCACGCCTTCATCGAACACCTGCGCGGCACGGGCGCGCTCGCGCTGACGCGGGTGCTGGTGCTGACGGCGCACCCCACCCTGCCCCTGCCGGAGGGAGTGGCCGGACGGCTGGGCAAGCCGGTGAAGCTGGAGGCGCTGCTGGACGCCATCGCCGTGCACTCTGTGCGGGCGTAG
- a CDS encoding response regulator, whose protein sequence is MPEVLVVDDSKVMRDMVVACLRPYPDSRFTQASSGLEAIEQLSLKPYDLLVLDLNMPDIGGIEVVEFVRGQDHLRNLPIIIVTTRGDEASRERALQAGADRFMTKPFTPDSIQGAARALLEKSSAEASRG, encoded by the coding sequence ATGCCCGAGGTACTCGTCGTCGATGACAGCAAGGTGATGCGCGACATGGTGGTCGCCTGCCTGCGGCCCTATCCGGACAGCCGCTTCACGCAGGCGTCCAGCGGGCTGGAGGCCATCGAGCAGCTGTCGCTCAAGCCGTATGACCTGCTCGTGCTGGACCTCAACATGCCGGACATCGGCGGCATCGAGGTGGTGGAGTTCGTGCGGGGCCAGGACCACCTGCGCAACCTGCCCATCATCATCGTCACCACGCGGGGTGACGAGGCCTCGCGCGAGCGCGCGCTCCAGGCCGGCGCGGATCGCTTCATGACCAAGCCCTTCACGCCGGACTCCATCCAGGGGGCCGCCCGGGCCCTGCTGGAGAAGTCGTCGGCCGAGGCGTCGCGCGGGTGA
- a CDS encoding chemotaxis protein CheA, translated as MSGSGEFAEFLPAYLAEVDELLASAQRDLLAVEEAVRKGLAQPRAVRELFRALHTLKGLSAMVDVEPVVSVAHWMEASLRLADQAGGRLPESSVEPLVEGLRAIELRVRQLGAGKTASPAPPALLERLEALGPQVLDAAPKRARKLTLDAEAAFASRLAPSEREQLESGLTAGQRALRLDFVPSSERAAKGLNINTVRERVAKLADIVKVLPLSGAAAGGASLAFALLLLTRAEDAVLLDAVGGPPATVRSLEGAAGAPEELPPAPLDGAAPPASAVLDEELDEPEVRRGGGLLRVEVSRLDEAMEWLAALVVNRSRLTRAAAALTQAGAPTRELTAILQENGRQLRDLRSAILRLRMVRVGDVLERLPLLVRGLRRATGKAVRLELEVGDAELDKAVADRLLPALVHLVRNAVDHALELPEERQAAGKAPEGLVHLRCHARASGQLELTLRDDGRGVDAKAVAKAANAPVPDSADALLDLLCRPGLSTRQEATRTSGRGMGMDIVRRIVVEQLGGELRMETRKGAGTTFTLSVPLTVTLMDAIVFECAGRRYAVAVGTVEELIDVAGVVRPAGADGVGLVERRGAAVPLVSLARLLDAGDAGARDGGGKALIVRQRGDPVAFAVDRLLGQQEIVLRPLEDPLVRVPGVAGATDLGDGQPTLVLDLGALGAARVGRRKRASRAGEWVS; from the coding sequence GTGAGTGGCTCCGGGGAGTTCGCGGAGTTCCTCCCCGCCTACCTGGCGGAGGTGGATGAGCTGCTCGCCTCCGCGCAGCGGGACCTGCTCGCGGTGGAGGAGGCCGTGCGCAAGGGCCTGGCCCAGCCGCGCGCCGTGCGGGAGCTGTTCCGCGCGCTGCACACGCTCAAGGGCCTGTCCGCCATGGTGGACGTGGAGCCCGTCGTCTCCGTGGCGCACTGGATGGAGGCGTCCCTGCGGCTGGCGGACCAGGCCGGCGGGCGGCTGCCCGAGTCCAGCGTGGAGCCGCTGGTGGAGGGCCTGCGCGCCATCGAGCTGCGCGTGCGGCAGCTGGGCGCCGGCAAGACGGCGTCGCCCGCGCCCCCGGCGCTGCTGGAGCGGCTGGAGGCGCTGGGGCCCCAGGTGCTGGACGCGGCCCCGAAGCGGGCCCGGAAGCTGACGCTGGACGCGGAGGCCGCGTTCGCCTCCCGGCTGGCCCCGTCCGAGCGCGAGCAACTGGAGAGCGGCCTCACCGCCGGCCAGCGCGCGCTGCGGCTGGACTTCGTGCCGTCCTCGGAGCGCGCCGCGAAGGGGCTCAACATCAACACCGTGCGCGAGCGGGTGGCGAAGCTCGCGGACATCGTGAAGGTGCTGCCCCTGTCCGGCGCCGCCGCGGGGGGCGCGTCGCTGGCGTTCGCGTTGCTCCTGCTCACCCGCGCGGAGGACGCCGTGCTGCTGGACGCCGTGGGCGGCCCGCCCGCCACGGTGCGCTCGCTGGAGGGGGCCGCCGGGGCGCCGGAGGAGCTGCCCCCGGCTCCGCTGGACGGCGCGGCCCCGCCCGCCAGCGCCGTGCTGGACGAGGAGCTGGACGAGCCCGAGGTGCGCCGGGGCGGAGGCCTGCTGCGCGTGGAGGTGTCGCGGCTGGACGAGGCCATGGAGTGGCTGGCGGCGCTCGTCGTCAACCGCTCCCGGCTGACGCGCGCGGCGGCGGCGCTCACCCAGGCGGGCGCGCCCACGCGCGAGCTCACCGCCATCCTCCAGGAGAACGGCCGCCAGCTGCGCGACCTGCGCTCGGCCATCCTGCGGCTGCGCATGGTGCGCGTGGGCGACGTGCTGGAGCGGCTGCCCCTGCTGGTGCGCGGCCTGCGCCGCGCCACGGGCAAGGCGGTGCGGCTGGAGCTGGAGGTGGGCGACGCGGAGCTGGACAAGGCGGTGGCGGACCGGCTCCTGCCCGCGCTGGTGCACCTGGTGCGCAACGCGGTGGACCACGCGCTGGAGCTGCCCGAGGAGCGCCAGGCGGCGGGCAAGGCCCCGGAGGGCCTGGTGCACCTGCGCTGCCACGCGCGCGCCAGCGGACAGCTGGAGCTCACCCTGCGCGACGACGGGCGCGGCGTGGACGCGAAGGCGGTGGCGAAGGCGGCCAACGCCCCCGTGCCGGACTCCGCGGACGCGTTGCTGGACCTCTTGTGCCGCCCCGGGCTGTCCACGCGCCAGGAGGCCACGCGCACCAGCGGCCGGGGCATGGGCATGGACATCGTGCGGCGCATCGTCGTGGAGCAGCTGGGCGGCGAGCTGCGCATGGAGACGCGCAAGGGCGCGGGCACCACCTTCACCTTGAGCGTCCCCCTGACGGTGACGCTGATGGACGCCATCGTCTTCGAGTGCGCGGGCCGCCGGTACGCCGTGGCGGTGGGCACCGTGGAGGAGCTCATCGACGTGGCGGGCGTGGTGCGCCCCGCGGGCGCGGACGGCGTGGGGCTGGTGGAGCGCCGGGGCGCGGCGGTGCCGCTGGTGTCGCTGGCGCGGCTGCTGGACGCCGGGGACGCCGGCGCGCGGGACGGCGGCGGCAAGGCGCTCATCGTGCGGCAGCGCGGGGACCCCGTGGCCTTCGCGGTGGACCGGCTGCTGGGACAGCAGGAGATCGTCCTGCGGCCGCTGGAGGACCCGCTCGTGCGCGTGCCCGGCGTGGCCGGCGCCACGGACCTGGGTGACGGTCAGCCCACGCTGGTGCTGGACCTGGGCGCGCTGGGCGCCGCGCGCGTGGGCCGCCGCAAGCGGGCGTCGCGCGCGGGGGAGTGGGTGTCATGA
- a CDS encoding response regulator encodes MRPPPPPDASFPRPPGPPPPVADPAPCVWVVDDSASEARFIKAALGTGFQVETFPDGAAMLERLHAGRAPDVVVLDWEMPGMSGPEVCQFLRGQRETEALPVLLLTAHGRPEDLVQGLRAGANDYVAKPFRTEEVRARVDALARTKRLLDDVRRTSQEKAEVFAQLDALLTSSPVGMSLLDRDLRFVRVNARMAKLDGLPVDAYPGRTLAQVLPRLAPLLEPLLRRVMETGEPVEEMGFTLEHPDASGGEVYVMASYHPVRTARGEVVGVGTVLVDVTRHKQAEAELRATAEFRERFLGIVGHDLRNPLHSIRMGASFLVASEQLPPPMERTASRIISSTDRMTRMITELLDFTRSRLGSGIPLTPGDTDLGQVARQVVDELELVHPNRTVKVTTTGPLTGHWDADRLAQVLSNLLGNALQYSPPEGGVELSLVGEAEQVVARVSNPGEPIAPQVLDLLFDPFHRARTGAHAPSGLGLGLFISHQIARGHRGSLTVTSDAERTVFTLTLPRGGP; translated from the coding sequence ATGCGCCCCCCTCCCCCGCCCGACGCCTCCTTCCCCCGCCCGCCCGGGCCTCCTCCGCCCGTCGCGGACCCCGCACCTTGCGTCTGGGTGGTGGATGACAGCGCCAGCGAGGCGCGCTTCATCAAGGCGGCACTGGGAACAGGCTTCCAGGTGGAGACGTTCCCGGACGGCGCCGCGATGCTCGAACGGCTGCACGCCGGGCGTGCGCCGGACGTGGTGGTGCTGGACTGGGAGATGCCCGGGATGTCCGGCCCGGAGGTCTGCCAGTTCCTGCGAGGCCAGCGGGAGACGGAGGCCCTGCCGGTCCTGCTGCTCACCGCGCACGGCCGGCCGGAGGACCTGGTGCAGGGCCTGCGCGCGGGCGCCAACGACTACGTGGCCAAGCCCTTCCGCACGGAGGAGGTGCGCGCGCGGGTGGACGCGCTCGCGCGCACCAAGCGGCTGCTGGACGACGTGCGGCGCACCAGCCAGGAGAAGGCGGAGGTGTTCGCGCAATTGGACGCGCTGCTCACGTCGTCGCCCGTGGGCATGTCGCTGCTGGACCGGGACCTGCGCTTCGTGCGCGTCAACGCGCGCATGGCGAAGCTGGACGGGCTGCCCGTGGACGCCTATCCCGGCAGGACGCTGGCGCAGGTCCTGCCCCGGCTCGCGCCCCTGCTGGAGCCCCTGCTCCGCCGCGTCATGGAGACGGGCGAGCCCGTGGAGGAGATGGGCTTCACGCTGGAGCACCCGGACGCGTCCGGCGGCGAGGTGTACGTGATGGCCAGCTACCACCCGGTGCGCACCGCCCGGGGAGAGGTGGTGGGCGTGGGCACCGTGCTGGTGGACGTCACCCGGCACAAGCAGGCGGAGGCCGAGCTGCGCGCGACCGCGGAGTTCCGCGAGCGCTTCCTGGGCATCGTGGGCCACGACCTGCGCAACCCGCTCCACTCCATCCGCATGGGCGCCAGCTTCCTCGTCGCCAGCGAGCAGCTCCCCCCGCCCATGGAGCGCACCGCCAGCCGCATCATCAGCAGCACGGACCGGATGACGCGGATGATCACCGAGCTGCTGGACTTCACCCGCAGCCGGCTGGGCAGCGGCATCCCGCTGACGCCGGGCGACACGGACCTGGGGCAGGTGGCGCGCCAGGTGGTGGACGAGCTGGAGCTGGTGCACCCGAACCGCACCGTGAAGGTGACCACCACCGGCCCCCTCACGGGGCACTGGGACGCGGACCGGCTGGCGCAGGTGCTGAGCAACCTGCTGGGCAACGCCCTGCAGTACAGCCCGCCGGAGGGCGGGGTGGAGCTGTCGCTCGTGGGCGAGGCGGAGCAGGTCGTCGCGCGGGTGAGCAACCCGGGGGAGCCCATCGCGCCGCAGGTGCTGGACCTGCTGTTCGACCCCTTCCACCGCGCGCGCACCGGCGCCCACGCGCCGTCGGGCCTGGGCCTGGGGCTCTTCATCTCCCACCAGATTGCCCGCGGCCACCGGGGCTCGCTCACCGTGACGTCGGACGCGGAGCGGACGGTCTTCACCCTGACGCTGCCGCGCGGCGGGCCATGA
- a CDS encoding chemotaxis protein CheW, which yields MNVLHVLFKVDGSEYAMPAADVVQMESFTGATPVPGAPSHVAGLVQVRGRVIPVVDARVRFGLPAGTPSLDSRVVVGQLGERTVGLLVDSAREVLKLDPRTIQPPPPMVVEGAKGFVKAVAQVGPRLVMLIDFPRVVGEEAADVDGQR from the coding sequence ATGAACGTGCTGCACGTGTTGTTCAAGGTGGACGGGTCGGAATACGCGATGCCCGCGGCGGACGTGGTGCAGATGGAGTCCTTCACCGGCGCGACGCCGGTGCCCGGGGCGCCCTCGCACGTGGCCGGCCTGGTGCAGGTGCGCGGCCGGGTCATCCCCGTGGTGGACGCGCGCGTCCGCTTCGGGCTGCCCGCGGGGACGCCGTCGCTGGATTCGCGGGTGGTGGTGGGGCAGCTGGGCGAGCGCACCGTGGGGCTGCTCGTGGACAGCGCGCGCGAGGTCTTGAAGCTGGACCCCCGCACCATCCAGCCGCCTCCACCCATGGTGGTGGAGGGGGCGAAGGGGTTCGTGAAGGCCGTGGCGCAGGTGGGCCCGCGGCTGGTGATGCTCATTGATTTCCCCCGGGTGGTCGGGGAGGAGGCGGCGGATGTCGACGGACAACGGTAA
- a CDS encoding sensor histidine kinase, with amino-acid sequence MISPVPHRSPSPSARSPVVWLLEDSPTEAQAARAALAPVCDVVLFSDGATLVEALGFQKVPDVLVLDRETPGLTGLEVCAFVRGNAATALLPVLLLTSHQRPEDVVEGLGAGANDYVFKPFRSSELAARVLGLAQWGWRQRQTTAALDTTRQTLSDELARRTLAESALAEVRAAELRAWRSDQRFRLAARATQDAIWEWDPQTDTLEWSSGDPDLLGRLDDPRVPRQDWWREHIHPEDLASVRQGFMDALAGSGDLWRCGYRFHDARGAWRNVEEQAIIVRNSDGEVQQVVGALRDVTARKRLEAEARQRGDFERQLIGIVSHDLRTPLSAVLLSASLLLERDSLNEAQRKRVNRIRASTERAVRMIRDLLDFTQVRHGGLILHPREADLHALVETAIEEAQTQAPGRAILHTQAGDGAGTWDADRLAQVVGNLLGNALTYGDKAAPVQVDTRGEADSVVLEVHNAGAPIPQDLLPRLFEPLERGVSHQENRADRSIGLGLFIVRQVVRAHGGHVGVASAADTGTTFTVRLPRRPPSQPPRP; translated from the coding sequence TTGATTTCCCCTGTTCCCCACCGCTCACCCTCCCCGTCCGCCCGTTCCCCGGTGGTGTGGCTGCTGGAGGACTCCCCCACGGAGGCGCAGGCCGCGCGCGCGGCGCTCGCCCCCGTGTGCGACGTCGTCTTGTTCTCCGACGGGGCGACGCTGGTGGAGGCCCTGGGCTTCCAGAAGGTGCCGGACGTGCTCGTGCTGGACCGGGAGACCCCGGGCCTCACCGGCCTGGAGGTCTGCGCCTTCGTGCGCGGCAACGCCGCCACGGCGCTGCTCCCCGTGCTGCTGCTCACCTCCCACCAGCGCCCCGAGGACGTCGTCGAGGGCCTGGGCGCGGGCGCCAACGACTACGTGTTCAAGCCGTTCCGGTCCTCGGAGCTGGCGGCGCGCGTGCTGGGGCTCGCCCAGTGGGGCTGGCGGCAGCGCCAGACGACGGCGGCGCTGGACACGACCCGCCAGACGCTGTCCGACGAACTGGCCCGGCGCACCCTGGCTGAAAGCGCGCTCGCGGAGGTCCGCGCCGCGGAGCTGCGCGCCTGGAGGAGCGACCAGCGCTTCCGGCTGGCCGCGCGCGCCACCCAGGACGCCATCTGGGAGTGGGACCCCCAGACGGACACCCTGGAGTGGAGCAGCGGGGACCCGGACCTCCTGGGCCGGCTGGACGACCCTCGGGTGCCGCGCCAGGACTGGTGGCGCGAACACATCCACCCGGAGGACCTGGCGTCCGTCCGGCAGGGCTTCATGGACGCGCTCGCGGGGAGCGGGGATTTATGGCGGTGCGGCTACCGCTTCCACGACGCGCGGGGCGCGTGGCGGAACGTGGAGGAGCAGGCCATCATCGTCCGCAACAGCGACGGCGAGGTCCAGCAGGTGGTGGGCGCCCTGCGGGACGTGACCGCGCGCAAGCGGCTGGAGGCGGAGGCCCGCCAGCGCGGGGACTTCGAGCGGCAGCTCATCGGCATCGTGAGCCACGACCTGCGCACCCCGCTGTCCGCCGTCCTGCTGTCCGCGTCGCTGCTGCTGGAGCGCGACAGCCTCAACGAAGCCCAGCGCAAGCGCGTCAACCGCATCCGCGCGTCCACCGAGCGGGCCGTGCGGATGATCCGCGACCTGCTGGACTTCACCCAGGTGCGCCACGGCGGCCTCATCCTGCATCCCCGGGAAGCGGACCTCCACGCCCTGGTGGAGACCGCCATCGAGGAGGCCCAGACGCAGGCCCCCGGCCGCGCCATCCTGCACACCCAGGCCGGGGACGGCGCGGGGACGTGGGACGCGGACCGGCTGGCCCAGGTGGTGGGCAACCTGCTGGGCAACGCGCTGACCTACGGCGACAAGGCCGCCCCCGTCCAGGTGGACACCCGGGGCGAGGCCGACAGCGTGGTGCTGGAGGTGCACAACGCCGGCGCGCCCATCCCCCAGGACCTGCTGCCGCGCCTCTTCGAGCCCCTGGAGCGCGGCGTCTCCCACCAGGAGAACCGCGCGGACCGCAGCATCGGCCTGGGCCTCTTCATCGTCCGGCAGGTGGTGCGGGCCCACGGGGGCCACGTGGGCGTGGCCAGCGCCGCGGACACCGGCACCACCTTCACCGTGCGCCTGCCGCGACGGCCCCCGTCGCAGCCACCGCGCCCCTAG
- a CDS encoding sensor histidine kinase → MKLIADFIEANLDVLVRRFAEAARRLESTQGLKPSEVISTLPEYLHAVAAICRDGATPERLETRARLEEAHINLRLRVGATQEDATDEYTLLGRLIPQLWEDVQPERRPGATGLQCLFQQLEEAMDHVVVLFSGYSFEDRQREKRFLRQMDALAPRWLEPGADPHGPLRPLVELIVRALDAAGAELFLVDAGGRRMLPVAHTGHLVPPPGRSVDSQGPSFLGRVARSEEPLVLAQARGLEDAAREGLHAPGWSTLLGLRLWPHGDLMGVLCVGFAEARPVPPQTKRFLETLVEYLSGILDRALLMGQLREANVRLEVSETRYRLASQAAADTVWDWNLLTQEVTWSGETRRLLGFAPGETGPRADWWVARIHPEDRERVERGIHAAIQGTQARWQDEYRFFNRQGHVVRVLDTGVILRDARGRGVRMVGAMQDVTSRWEAENGHEQLLREARTARVQAVTELSQLHALLRQAPVALAILRGPSHVVALANDRICQLWGRPYAQVLERPVLEALPEVQGQGIRELLDGVLATGTPYVGHELHVRLARAPDGALEDAYFNLIYQPLHPAEIGIQGILVVASEVTEAVRARQKAESLAGTLRASEERLRLAMDAADMGSWDIEPATGRATWDARFRAMLGLPAEGEVTLDEAMRFVHDEDRLQVEQAMAEASRPGGSGEYASEFRVRPPQGGQPVRWISGRGHFHFGPDGRPVRFVGTGLDVTEHKLAQEAALQRTEFEQYLMGIVSHDLRNPLSAILLGTTSLLRRDDLNERATKAVLRIQAAAERAVRMIRDLLDFTQARLGGGLPVHCQDLELNALVRQVVEEVQMTVPERVLQTSLPATALRGCWDPDRVTQVLTNLLGNALKYSPEGTPVAVRLTEAPGSVLLEVHNAGAPIAPDLLPRIFQPMQRGVPGMDPATRSVGLGLYIVRTIVQAHGGTIDVTSTHPAGTTFTVRLPHGDAKQPPGA, encoded by the coding sequence ATGAAACTCATCGCGGACTTCATCGAAGCGAACCTGGACGTCCTGGTACGGCGCTTCGCGGAGGCGGCGCGAAGGCTGGAGAGCACCCAGGGGCTGAAGCCCTCGGAGGTCATCTCCACGCTGCCGGAATACCTCCACGCGGTGGCGGCCATCTGCCGGGACGGCGCCACGCCGGAGCGGCTGGAGACGCGCGCGCGCCTGGAGGAGGCCCACATCAACCTGCGCCTGCGCGTGGGCGCCACGCAGGAGGACGCGACGGACGAGTACACGCTGCTGGGACGGCTCATCCCCCAGCTGTGGGAGGACGTCCAGCCGGAGCGCAGGCCCGGCGCCACGGGCCTCCAGTGCCTCTTCCAGCAGCTGGAGGAGGCCATGGACCACGTGGTGGTCCTCTTCTCCGGCTACTCCTTCGAGGACCGCCAGCGCGAGAAGCGCTTCCTGCGCCAGATGGACGCGCTGGCGCCCCGGTGGCTGGAGCCGGGCGCGGATCCGCACGGCCCGCTCAGGCCGCTGGTGGAGCTCATCGTCCGGGCGCTCGATGCCGCCGGGGCGGAGCTGTTCCTCGTGGACGCGGGCGGCCGGAGGATGCTCCCCGTCGCGCACACGGGACACCTCGTGCCGCCCCCCGGCCGGTCGGTGGACTCGCAGGGGCCGTCCTTCCTGGGCCGGGTGGCCCGTTCCGAGGAGCCGCTGGTGCTGGCGCAGGCGCGGGGCCTGGAGGACGCCGCGCGCGAGGGGCTGCACGCCCCCGGGTGGAGCACGCTGCTGGGCCTGCGGCTGTGGCCCCACGGCGACCTGATGGGCGTGCTCTGCGTGGGCTTCGCGGAGGCGCGGCCGGTGCCGCCGCAGACCAAGCGCTTCCTGGAGACGCTGGTGGAGTACCTCTCCGGCATCCTCGACCGCGCGCTGCTCATGGGCCAGCTGCGCGAAGCCAACGTGCGGCTGGAGGTGTCGGAGACGCGCTACCGGCTGGCCAGCCAGGCCGCCGCGGACACCGTCTGGGATTGGAACCTCCTCACCCAGGAGGTGACCTGGAGCGGGGAGACGCGCAGGCTGCTCGGCTTCGCGCCCGGGGAGACGGGCCCCCGGGCGGACTGGTGGGTCGCCCGCATCCACCCGGAGGACCGGGAGCGGGTGGAGCGTGGCATCCACGCGGCCATCCAGGGCACGCAGGCGCGCTGGCAGGACGAGTACCGGTTCTTCAACCGCCAGGGCCACGTCGTGCGGGTGCTGGACACGGGCGTCATCCTGCGCGACGCGCGGGGCCGGGGCGTGCGCATGGTGGGCGCCATGCAGGACGTCACCTCCCGGTGGGAGGCGGAGAACGGGCACGAACAGCTGCTGCGCGAGGCCCGGACCGCGCGCGTCCAGGCGGTCACGGAGCTGAGCCAGCTGCACGCGCTGCTGCGGCAGGCGCCCGTCGCGCTCGCCATCCTCCGGGGGCCCTCGCACGTCGTGGCGCTGGCCAACGACCGCATCTGCCAGCTCTGGGGCCGCCCCTACGCGCAGGTCCTGGAGCGCCCCGTGCTCGAAGCGCTGCCGGAGGTGCAGGGACAGGGCATCCGGGAGCTGCTGGACGGCGTGCTCGCCACGGGGACGCCCTACGTGGGCCACGAGTTGCACGTGCGGCTGGCACGGGCCCCGGACGGAGCCCTGGAGGACGCGTACTTCAACCTCATCTACCAGCCGCTCCACCCGGCGGAGATCGGCATCCAGGGCATCCTCGTCGTCGCCAGCGAGGTCACCGAGGCCGTGCGCGCGCGCCAGAAGGCGGAGTCGCTGGCGGGGACGCTGCGGGCCAGCGAGGAGCGCCTGCGGCTGGCGATGGACGCGGCGGACATGGGCAGCTGGGACATTGAGCCGGCCACGGGCCGGGCCACCTGGGACGCGCGCTTCCGCGCCATGCTGGGCCTGCCCGCCGAAGGCGAGGTGACGCTCGACGAGGCCATGCGCTTCGTCCACGACGAGGACCGGCTCCAGGTGGAGCAGGCGATGGCGGAGGCCTCCCGGCCGGGGGGCTCCGGTGAGTACGCGAGCGAGTTCCGCGTGCGGCCTCCCCAGGGCGGCCAGCCCGTGCGGTGGATCTCCGGGCGGGGCCACTTCCACTTCGGGCCGGACGGCCGGCCCGTGCGCTTCGTGGGCACGGGGCTGGACGTGACGGAGCACAAGCTCGCGCAGGAGGCCGCGCTCCAGCGCACGGAGTTCGAGCAGTACCTGATGGGCATCGTGTCCCACGACCTGCGCAACCCGCTGAGCGCCATCCTCCTGGGCACGACGTCGCTGTTGCGGCGCGACGACCTGAACGAGCGCGCGACGAAGGCCGTCCTGCGCATCCAGGCCGCCGCGGAGCGCGCGGTGCGGATGATCCGCGACCTGCTGGACTTCACCCAGGCGCGCCTGGGCGGCGGCCTGCCGGTGCACTGCCAGGACCTGGAGCTGAACGCGCTGGTACGGCAGGTGGTGGAGGAGGTGCAGATGACCGTCCCCGAGCGCGTCCTCCAGACGTCCCTGCCCGCGACGGCGCTGCGCGGCTGCTGGGATCCGGACCGCGTCACGCAGGTGCTCACGAACCTGCTGGGCAACGCGCTGAAGTATTCCCCGGAGGGCACGCCGGTGGCGGTGCGCCTGACGGAGGCGCCCGGCAGCGTCCTCCTGGAGGTGCACAACGCGGGGGCCCCCATCGCCCCCGACCTGCTGCCCCGCATCTTCCAGCCCATGCAGCGCGGCGTCCCGGGCATGGACCCGGCGACGCGCAGCGTGGGCCTGGGGCTCTACATCGTCCGGACCATCGTGCAGGCGCACGGCGGCACCATCGACGTGACGTCCACGCACCCGGCGGGCACGACGTTCACGGTGAGGCTGCCGCACGGCGACGCGAAGCAGCCACCCGGGGCGTGA